Part of the Candidatus Eisenbacteria bacterium genome, CTACACCGATTTTCTTCCGCAAAGAAGCCAAATCCCATTCCTTGAGGTCGATGCCGTCGAGGAGGATTCGCCCCTTCGTCGGATCGAAGAGCCGCACCGCCAGGCGGATCAGTGAGGATTTGCCGGAACCGGTTCGACCGACAATGGCGACTGTTGCACCGGTTGGTATTGTGAAACTGACATCCTCAAGTGAAGGATGAGTGGCGCCGGGGTAGACCAATGAGACATTTTCAAATACCAGTTCGCCGTGAGTCGTCCTGGAATGGTGGGCGGATGGGGGGGAGATGATTGTCGGGGTGGCGTTGATAATTTCGGCCAGCCGGGCCATCGAGGCTTCGCCGCGTTGGACCATGGCCATAACCCAACCGAGGGCGATGAAGGGCCAGGTCATGAGAGCCAGATAGCCGTTGAAGGCGACGAAACCGCCCAGACTGATTTGCCCCCCCATGATGCGGATACCTCCCAGCCAGAGGAGGATCAATTGCCCCACACCCACAAGGAGAGCCATCGTCGCAAAAAAGAGAGCCCGGGCGCGGATGAGCGAAAGGTTCTTGTCTCTATAATCCTCATTCAGGCGGGCGAAGAGCTCCTGCTCCTGCGATTCCTTGACATAGGATTTTATGACCCGGATACCTGAAAGGTCCTCTTGGAGCATATTGTTCATGACGCCGAACTGATCTTGGACATCGCGGGAGCGGATGTGCAGTGTGACAGCAAAGCGTTGGACGGCAAAAGCCAGGATGGGGAAGGGCAGAACGGCCACTGCTGTCAGCATGGGATCAATACGAAACATCAGAACGAGGGCCATGGAGACGGAAGCGATTGTATTCAGAAAATACATGATACCGGGGCCCAGAACATCTCTCACCGCGCTCAGGTCATTGGTGGCTCTGGCCATGAGATCACCTGTCGGATGCCGCAGGAAAAAATCTTGTGAGAGTGTTTGAAGATGGGAAAAGAAGCGGTTGCGCAGGTCGAATTCCATTTCCCGGCTGG contains:
- a CDS encoding ABC transporter ATP-binding protein/permease, translating into MRIIKRLSPALSELIPLLGRYRRRLLIGCLWLLLTNLTASGIPWILKSGVDSLKTEPSQRIVLLHAGAIILAAVIGGYFLFLMRRWLIGASREMEFDLRNRFFSHLQTLSQDFFLRHPTGDLMARATNDLSAVRDVLGPGIMYFLNTIASVSMALVLMFRIDPMLTAVAVLPFPILAFAVQRFAVTLHIRSRDVQDQFGVMNNMLQEDLSGIRVIKSYVKESQEQELFARLNEDYRDKNLSLIRARALFFATMALLVGVGQLILLWLGGIRIMGGQISLGGFVAFNGYLALMTWPFIALGWVMAMVQRGEASMARLAEIINATPTIISPPSAHHSRTTHGELVFENVSLVYPGATHPSLEDVSFTIPTGATVAIVGRTGSGKSSLIRLAVRLFDPTKGRILLDGIDLKEWDLASLRKKIGVVLQESFLWSDTLAGNLRFADPEAAEEDLDRVSALARLDKDMNQFPEGWETRVGERGVTLSGGQRQRVALARALMKPPPILILDDTLSSLDNITQAEILSNLDPIKGNQTLVLISHRISLIRRAETIFVMDRGRLVESGSHEELSDRGGTYSQLIRRQTLLQQLEADAFPEEAS